A stretch of DNA from Spirosoma endbachense:
TCAAGTAATTACGAAAAAAGGGAAATCGTATCTCCGTATTCTAGCGTCCAATATTCCTTCGGTAGGCTATAAAGTATTCGATATACAGAAAAACATTAACCCAACTGTTTTTCCAACTAACCTTGTCGTAACCGATAGTACAATTGAGAATAGATTTTACAAACTGAAGTTCACAGCCCAGGGCGTGATCACGAGTTTGGTCGATAAATCAACTAACCGAGAGTGCGTAAAGGCAATTGATAAATTATATATCAATGATTTAGGGTCTGGGGTAGGTAATGAGGGCGAAAAAATCAGAATAGAAAATAAGGGGTCGGTATCGGCTACGCTGGTGGCATCAACCTACAAGCCGATCAAACACACGACAAAATTGACGCTGTTTAACAATAGCGATCGGATTGAACTGGAGAACTACATCACCCAAAATCTGGATGCCAAACCCGTTACGTATTCTTTTTCGTTGAATCTAGAAAAACCCGATACGTGGCACGAGGAAGCGGGGGCTATTTTGCATGTTAAATCGAAAACAAAAGGTGGAAATTATGCCGATACGGCGAGTCGGTTTGACTGGCTGGCGATGAATCATTTTGCCGATATGTCGGATGCTGGTAACGGTATGTTTCTCTCTAACCGCGATGCTTATTTTATGAAAGTAGGCAAGAGCAGCAATACGAAGCTGGATGACAGTACCCCCCAACTAAACATACTGGCGGCTGGCCAGATCGATCATGCCCTAGGTATGATTAATCAGGATGGTGATTCCTATTTCGAGCATTTCTTCGCCCTGAAACCTCATACAGGCCGTTTTAAATCGAGTGAAGCCATGCGATTTTCGTTAGAACACCAAAATCCGTTAATCGCACAGACTGTGCGAGGGGGTTCTGGGTATGATGGAAAACAGTTTTCACTCTTCTCGTTTTCAGATCCTGATGCTGTGATCTGGGCGTTAAAGCCTGCCGAAGAAGGCATTGACAAAGGCGTTGTGATGCGTGTCTGGAATGTAGCGGATAAAAACAAGTCTGTAACTATTTCGGGTAATAACCTCATCGAAAAGGGGTTTAGTACGACTCATATTGAAACCGACGACCAGAAGATACCGCTCGAAAAAGGCAAACTCAATACGGTTTTAGGACATAATCGATTGCACACGTTCAGGTTGTTTTTTTAAGGGAATGCTCGCTCGCTTTTGGGAGGCAGTAGAAGCGATTTAATAAGCTCCCCAATGGAATGCTGACGCGATCAAATTTGCTACGTTAACCTGAACGGTGTTACCAAGAGTGGATATTATATCGTTCGCCTTGCAAGTCCCCCACTAGTGGACTTAATTGGGAAAACCAAAGAAATACTGACAGATCCGTTTAACTTGATAGATCAGCCTCAACTTGTGAAAACGCTCGCGATCGGCATTGATATTGGTGGAACACGAACCAAAATTGGTTTAGTGAATCTGGATACCGGCCATGTGGAGGCTATGATTATTACCCCAACCGAAACCAAGGACGGAGACCAGTTTCTGGCGTTACTTGGGGATGCTATTGATCAGTTTAAGGCCAAAATCGCAGTTGAACAGGCGTATCTGTCGGGTGTTGGTATGGGTGTGCCGGGCTTCGTGTTTGCCGATGGAACCGTCGATTCGACTTATGGTTTTCTGGAATTCATGGAAGATTATCCGCTGGCAAAAAAAATGCAACAACAACATGGGTTACCTTGCCGGTTGGACAATGATGCGCGGGTGGTGGCCCTTGGCGAAGCGATTTACGGTCAGGGGAAGGATTTCAGTCGTGTTTTGGCACTCACCCTGGGGACAGGTCTGGGTCTGGGCTTTACCATTGACGGTAAGCTGGATGGGCCATTGCCCTTTGCGCACATGGGCGGCCATATGACCATTACCACCAACGATTTTGTGTGTTATTGTGGTAAAACGGGCTGTCTCGAATCACTCGTTTCAGGAGTAGGTATCGGGCGAATCGCAACCAGTATCGGGTGGTCGCAGAAATACCCGGATTTAGCAGCAACAGCTGAAACGATTTTTAACCAGAAACAAACCGGAAACCCCGATGCTATATCAATTGTAGAGGAATATATCG
This window harbors:
- a CDS encoding ROK family protein; amino-acid sequence: MKTLAIGIDIGGTRTKIGLVNLDTGHVEAMIITPTETKDGDQFLALLGDAIDQFKAKIAVEQAYLSGVGMGVPGFVFADGTVDSTYGFLEFMEDYPLAKKMQQQHGLPCRLDNDARVVALGEAIYGQGKDFSRVLALTLGTGLGLGFTIDGKLDGPLPFAHMGGHMTITTNDFVCYCGKTGCLESLVSGVGIGRIATSIGWSQKYPDLAATAETIFNQKQTGNPDAISIVEEYIGYLKTGIDNYVNLYAPNVIVLGGGIAKGLRAAFGKNDIGKLHDFNLLNPFKAYKTIITISELEEQAGILGSAALFKAN